One Paraburkholderia aromaticivorans genomic region harbors:
- a CDS encoding Hsp70 family protein, translated as MNEMKRYSVGIDLGTSNTVLAYAEAGSQSIRVFEIEQLVSPGEVAARPLLPSVRYQAAQGELNPGDLQLPWSGADQSGAQADRQPVVIGRLARVLGAQVPGRLVSSAKSWLSHASVDRTAPILPWGAADDVRKVSPVEASASYLAHVRAAWNQRFPDAPLERQDVVLTVPASFDEGARALTVEAARMAGLHTLKLLEEPQAAFYDWLFHHRERLASELADTRLVLICDVGGGTTDLTLIEVGLRDGEPQLTRIGVGNHLMLGGDNMDLALAHLVEARLPGTNQAGERTRLSAASLSQLVERCRNAKEQLLGAQAPDSTSITLLGAGSKLIGGARTAQVTREEVERIIVDGFFPEVASNERPGRPRGAIVEFGLPYATDAAVTRHIAAFLSRFAAQSRKALGAESSRSPDEDALPVPDTLLLNGGVFRAEALTRRLASTLGTWRGEALNVLHNDNPDVAVARGAVAYSLARAGNAPKIGGGSPRSYFLVLDEAGDGKPDAEPVPRGICLLPRGTEEGHEILIADRTFALRLGHPVRFHLVSSSADTVYRPGELIDLAGGDFVRLPPIATIVQPRGASNTRETAVQIATSLTEVGTLDVHCIELDNPAQRWLLEFQLRREDAQVNLTDDAASVRHPALDQAIDHIDRCFGSRAQKVDPKEVKRLRSQLEQLLGPRESWNSALLRELFGALWERARRRRRSVDHERLWLNLAGYCVRPGFGYPLDEWRVEQLWSLFDDGIQYVNESQVWSEWWTLWRRAAGGLDESAQLRVLDAMAYLQGAAQSRHKLPFDVAKTGFTDMVRLSASLERIPVERKIELGESVLTRLRKPAENHQSWWAVGRIGARRPFYGSAHSVVPPEIAGAWLNAILALDWKKVDPAAFAAVQIARMTGDRSRDLPEDLRLAVVRRLEAANAPRAWITMVSESVELDNADEGRVFGESLPAGLKLIAS; from the coding sequence ATGAATGAGATGAAGCGGTACAGCGTCGGTATCGATCTCGGCACCAGCAACACGGTGCTCGCCTATGCGGAGGCGGGATCGCAGTCGATCCGCGTCTTCGAGATCGAGCAGTTGGTGAGTCCCGGCGAAGTGGCCGCGCGGCCGCTTCTGCCCTCGGTGCGCTATCAGGCGGCGCAAGGCGAACTGAACCCCGGCGATCTGCAATTGCCGTGGTCCGGTGCGGATCAGAGCGGCGCGCAAGCGGATAGGCAGCCGGTCGTGATCGGACGGCTTGCGCGTGTGCTGGGCGCTCAGGTGCCCGGCCGGCTGGTGTCGAGCGCGAAGAGCTGGCTCTCGCATGCGTCCGTGGATCGCACCGCGCCGATCCTGCCGTGGGGCGCCGCCGACGACGTCCGCAAAGTCTCACCGGTCGAAGCCAGCGCGAGCTACCTGGCGCACGTGCGCGCCGCCTGGAACCAGCGTTTTCCGGACGCGCCGCTCGAACGCCAGGACGTGGTGCTCACGGTGCCGGCGTCTTTCGATGAAGGCGCGCGAGCGTTGACCGTGGAAGCGGCCCGCATGGCCGGCCTGCACACTCTGAAGCTGCTGGAAGAGCCGCAAGCAGCCTTCTACGACTGGCTGTTTCATCATCGCGAGCGGCTGGCAAGCGAGCTCGCGGACACTCGTCTCGTCCTGATCTGCGACGTGGGCGGCGGCACCACCGACCTCACGCTGATCGAAGTCGGCCTGCGCGACGGCGAACCGCAACTCACGCGCATCGGCGTGGGCAATCATCTGATGCTCGGCGGCGACAACATGGATCTGGCGCTCGCGCATCTGGTGGAAGCACGGCTGCCGGGCACGAACCAGGCAGGCGAACGCACGCGTTTGTCGGCGGCGAGCCTGTCGCAACTGGTCGAGCGTTGCCGCAACGCCAAGGAACAACTGCTCGGCGCGCAGGCGCCCGACTCCACGTCGATCACACTGCTCGGTGCGGGCTCGAAGCTGATCGGTGGCGCGCGCACGGCGCAGGTCACGCGCGAAGAGGTCGAGCGGATCATCGTCGACGGCTTCTTTCCGGAGGTGGCGTCGAATGAACGGCCCGGCAGACCGCGTGGCGCGATCGTCGAATTCGGCTTGCCCTATGCGACCGATGCCGCAGTCACGCGTCATATCGCGGCGTTCCTGAGCCGCTTCGCGGCGCAGTCGCGTAAAGCGCTAGGCGCCGAGTCCTCCCGCTCACCGGACGAAGACGCGTTGCCCGTGCCGGACACGCTTCTGCTAAACGGCGGCGTGTTTCGGGCCGAAGCGCTCACGCGGCGTCTGGCCAGCACCTTGGGCACATGGCGCGGCGAAGCGCTCAACGTGCTGCACAACGACAACCCCGACGTGGCCGTCGCGCGCGGCGCGGTCGCCTATTCGCTCGCGCGCGCGGGCAACGCGCCGAAAATCGGCGGCGGCTCGCCGCGCAGCTATTTCCTTGTGCTCGACGAAGCCGGTGACGGCAAGCCCGATGCCGAACCCGTGCCACGCGGCATCTGCCTGCTGCCGCGCGGCACGGAAGAAGGCCACGAGATTCTGATCGCGGATCGCACCTTCGCGCTGCGCCTCGGGCATCCGGTGCGGTTTCACCTCGTGTCGTCGAGCGCGGATACGGTGTATCGACCCGGCGAACTGATCGATCTCGCCGGCGGCGACTTCGTCCGCTTGCCGCCGATCGCGACCATCGTGCAGCCGCGCGGCGCGAGCAACACGCGCGAGACCGCGGTGCAGATCGCGACGTCACTGACCGAGGTGGGCACGCTCGACGTCCACTGCATCGAACTCGACAATCCCGCGCAGCGCTGGCTGCTCGAATTCCAGTTGCGCCGTGAAGACGCGCAAGTGAACCTGACCGACGATGCCGCATCGGTACGTCATCCGGCGCTCGACCAGGCGATCGACCACATCGACCGATGCTTCGGCTCGCGCGCGCAGAAGGTCGATCCGAAAGAAGTCAAACGCCTGCGCTCGCAGCTCGAACAATTGCTGGGCCCGCGCGAAAGCTGGAACAGCGCGTTGCTGCGCGAACTGTTCGGTGCGCTGTGGGAACGCGCGCGCCGCCGGCGCCGCTCGGTGGATCACGAGCGCCTCTGGCTGAATCTGGCCGGCTATTGCGTGCGGCCTGGCTTCGGCTATCCACTCGACGAATGGCGCGTCGAACAACTCTGGTCGCTGTTCGACGACGGCATCCAGTACGTCAACGAAAGCCAGGTCTGGTCGGAATGGTGGACACTCTGGCGCCGCGCCGCCGGCGGCCTCGACGAGAGCGCGCAACTGCGTGTACTCGACGCGATGGCGTATCTGCAAGGCGCCGCGCAATCGCGTCACAAGCTGCCGTTCGATGTGGCGAAAACCGGCTTCACCGACATGGTTCGGCTGAGCGCATCGCTCGAACGGATTCCCGTCGAACGCAAGATCGAGCTCGGCGAGTCGGTGCTGACGCGTCTGAGGAAACCCGCTGAAAACCATCAAAGCTGGTGGGCGGTCGGCCGTATCGGTGCGCGGCGGCCGTTCTACGGCAGCGCGCATAGCGTCGTGCCGCCGGAGATTGCCGGAGCATGGCTTAACGCCATCCTCGCGCTCGACTGGAAGAAGGTCGATCCCGCCGCGTTTGCCGCCGTGCAGATCGCTCGCATGACCGGCGACCGCTCGCGCGACTTGCCCGAAGACTTGCGTCTCGCGGTAGTGCGCCGCCTTGAAGCGGCCAACGCGCCGCGCGCGTGGATCACCATGGTAAGCGAGAGCGTCGAACTCGATAACGCCGACGAAGGCCGCGTATTCGGCGAGTCGCTGCCGGCGGGACTGAAGCTGATCGCGAGCTGA
- a CDS encoding glucose 1-dehydrogenase gives MNTSTLDNVNPRKHAGKIVLVTGGSSGIGFAAAARFAQEGATVYITGRRQVELDDAVERIGHGATAIRADISSAADLDRMFSTVQAAHDRLDILFANAGGGEFSPLGAITEAQFDKYFGINVKGTLFTVQKALPLMRPGSAIVVTGSIAGSKGMPAFGVYAATKAALRSFARTWATDLKGRGIRVNVVAPGVVVTPAYKSELGMNDEQIAAFTQQASETTPLGRVGVPDEIAKAVSFLASDDASYITGIEMAVDGGMAQV, from the coding sequence ATGAACACGTCCACACTCGACAACGTCAATCCCCGCAAACACGCCGGCAAGATCGTGCTGGTGACCGGCGGCAGCAGCGGCATCGGCTTCGCCGCTGCAGCGCGATTCGCTCAGGAAGGCGCGACCGTCTACATCACCGGCCGGCGTCAAGTCGAACTCGACGACGCAGTGGAGCGCATCGGCCACGGCGCCACCGCGATTCGCGCGGACATCTCGTCAGCCGCCGACCTCGACCGCATGTTCAGCACGGTGCAGGCCGCCCATGACCGGCTCGACATTCTGTTCGCGAACGCGGGCGGCGGCGAGTTTTCGCCACTCGGCGCGATCACCGAGGCGCAGTTCGACAAGTACTTCGGCATCAACGTCAAAGGCACGTTGTTCACGGTGCAGAAAGCCTTGCCGTTGATGCGTCCAGGCAGCGCGATCGTCGTCACGGGGTCGATCGCCGGAAGCAAGGGCATGCCGGCCTTCGGTGTGTATGCGGCGACCAAGGCCGCGCTGCGTTCGTTCGCGCGCACGTGGGCAACCGATCTGAAGGGCCGCGGGATTCGCGTCAACGTGGTGGCGCCCGGCGTGGTGGTGACGCCGGCCTACAAATCCGAACTGGGAATGAACGACGAGCAGATCGCCGCCTTCACCCAGCAGGCCAGCGAAACGACGCCGCTTGGCCGCGTGGGCGTTCCGGACGAGATCGCCAAGGCCGTCTCGTTCCTGGCTTCCGACGACGCGAGCTACATCACGGGTATAGAAATGGCTGTCGACGGTGGCATGGCGCAGGTGTAG
- a CDS encoding helix-turn-helix domain-containing protein, whose protein sequence is MDHLQAIRIFARVVETGGFSRAAQSLQMPNATVSKWVKSLED, encoded by the coding sequence ATGGATCATTTGCAGGCCATCCGCATCTTTGCGCGCGTGGTGGAAACCGGCGGGTTCAGCCGGGCGGCGCAGTCGCTGCAGATGCCCAACGCGACGGTCAGCAAGTGGGTCAAGTCGCTCGAAGATTGA
- a CDS encoding LysR substrate-binding domain-containing protein — MGRDRANPRGVLRVDSGGSTASGILIPALPGFCARYPDIQMRLSVTDRTADLIAENIDCAIRSTADDPNLVTHVIGTLRWTTCASPAYLAEHGTPLHPREIVDDRHAVAGYFSASSGLAQPLHFLKDGERIVLDKVRNTVMVSESNAHLATALAGLGIVHTLDFMVRPAVERGDLVPILTDWRPDPLQVYLAYPPSRRYSTKLRVFADWVSQLYAELETA; from the coding sequence TTGGGCCGCGACCGCGCGAATCCGCGCGGCGTGTTGCGGGTCGACAGCGGCGGCTCGACCGCGAGCGGCATCCTGATTCCCGCGCTACCCGGGTTCTGCGCGCGTTATCCAGACATTCAGATGCGCTTGAGTGTGACAGACCGGACCGCCGATCTGATCGCGGAGAACATCGACTGCGCAATTCGCAGCACGGCGGACGACCCCAACCTGGTGACGCACGTCATCGGCACGCTGCGTTGGACCACGTGCGCGAGTCCGGCGTATCTGGCCGAACATGGCACCCCGTTACATCCGCGCGAGATCGTCGATGATCGGCATGCGGTTGCCGGCTATTTTTCCGCGAGCAGCGGACTCGCGCAGCCCTTGCATTTCCTCAAGGACGGCGAGCGTATCGTGCTCGACAAGGTTCGCAATACGGTGATGGTGAGCGAGAGCAATGCGCACCTGGCCACCGCGCTGGCGGGACTCGGCATCGTTCATACGCTGGATTTCATGGTGCGGCCGGCCGTGGAGCGCGGCGACCTCGTGCCGATTCTCACGGACTGGCGGCCGGACCCGCTGCAGGTTTATCTTGCCTATCCGCCGAGCCGCCGTTACAGCACCAAACTGCGCGTGTTCGCCGACTGGGTCAGCCAACTCTACGCGGAGCTTGAGACTGCCTGA
- a CDS encoding sensor domain-containing diguanylate cyclase, with the protein MQLAFSNDRLSSRMQFDSSAAGEPEVESSVIEWLLHDDQVMRECFTHAAEILKSVTGAAITAITLLDEEYQHYRAEVGMAMPLVTRARSLADYAVRDEELFVIEDAHDDARFGECMLVQRHPFVRFYAAIALRAPNGEIVGALCAMDPSPGRLDAGQRGVFYHLRAMIENDLKMRTATAIDPLTQLYNRRFLLESITRRWKEAQDGDVMGSVVVDVDWFKQYNDTYGHQAGDQCLRKVASVMQAAADGERIIVGRMGGEEFGLLVLQAEHAALEDTLDTLRQGVEDLAIEHRASPLGRVTVSVGASLTRISEFSRPAHREGFASADRALYRSKHGGRNQVTMA; encoded by the coding sequence GTGCAACTCGCCTTCAGTAACGACCGTCTGTCCAGCCGCATGCAGTTCGATTCGTCCGCCGCCGGCGAACCCGAGGTGGAGTCGTCGGTTATCGAATGGCTGTTGCACGACGATCAGGTGATGCGCGAATGCTTCACCCACGCGGCGGAAATTCTCAAGAGCGTGACCGGCGCGGCGATCACCGCGATCACGCTGCTCGACGAGGAGTACCAGCACTATCGCGCCGAGGTCGGCATGGCGATGCCGCTCGTCACGCGGGCCCGCTCGCTCGCCGACTATGCGGTGCGCGACGAGGAACTGTTCGTCATCGAGGATGCGCACGACGACGCGCGTTTCGGCGAATGCATGCTGGTGCAGCGGCATCCGTTCGTGCGTTTTTATGCGGCGATTGCGCTGCGCGCGCCCAATGGCGAGATCGTCGGCGCGTTGTGCGCGATGGATCCGTCGCCCGGCCGGCTCGACGCGGGGCAGCGCGGCGTGTTCTACCACTTGCGCGCGATGATCGAGAACGATCTGAAGATGCGCACGGCCACCGCGATCGATCCGTTGACGCAGTTGTACAACCGCCGTTTCCTGCTGGAGAGCATCACGCGCCGCTGGAAAGAAGCACAGGACGGCGACGTGATGGGTTCGGTCGTGGTCGACGTGGATTGGTTCAAGCAATACAACGACACCTACGGCCACCAGGCGGGCGATCAGTGCCTGCGCAAAGTGGCCTCGGTGATGCAGGCCGCGGCCGATGGCGAGCGCATCATCGTCGGGCGCATGGGCGGCGAGGAGTTCGGCCTGCTGGTGTTGCAAGCGGAGCACGCAGCGCTCGAAGACACGCTCGACACGCTGCGCCAGGGCGTGGAGGATCTGGCGATCGAGCATCGCGCATCGCCGCTCGGCAGGGTGACGGTGAGCGTGGGCGCATCGTTGACGCGCATCAGCGAGTTTTCACGGCCGGCGCATCGCGAAGGTTTCGCGAGCGCGGATCGCGCGCTGTATCGATCGAAACATGGCGGTCGAAATCAGGTGACGATGGCGTAG
- a CDS encoding amidohydrolase family protein — translation MTTTAQHRPTSALLITDVRLADGAHVDVSIADGCIVQISAATGAGLPREPGVTLEDGAGALLLPGFVEGHTHLDKSNWGMRWYRNEVGPKLTDRIENERRWRAESGHDAGAQSLALARAFLQAGTTRLRTHVDIDTDAGLHHLEGVLATRDALRDVLDLQIVAFPQSGLLGRAGTDALLDGALSAGADVLGALDPALIDGDPVASLDVTFGLAERHHKPIDIHLHEPGEIGAFTLGLLLDRVAALGMQGQVVVSHAFCLGALPERERDALLDRLADLRVALLTTAPSSTPVPPLKTCLEKGVTLFGGNDGIRDTWTPYGSPDMLERAMLIAMRYGLRRDDDLALAFDCVSSTAAHACGFTDYGLHAGARADLVLVDADTLAHALVARPPRKLVVANGQIVARHGAASEPLN, via the coding sequence ATGACGACAACCGCCCAACACCGCCCGACGAGCGCTTTGCTCATCACCGACGTCCGCCTCGCCGACGGCGCCCATGTCGATGTCTCGATCGCCGACGGCTGTATCGTGCAAATCAGCGCGGCAACCGGCGCGGGCCTGCCGCGCGAGCCCGGCGTGACGCTCGAGGACGGCGCGGGCGCGTTGCTGCTGCCCGGTTTCGTCGAAGGCCATACGCATCTGGACAAGAGCAACTGGGGCATGCGCTGGTATCGCAACGAGGTCGGGCCGAAGCTGACCGACCGCATCGAAAACGAACGACGCTGGCGCGCCGAGAGCGGCCATGACGCGGGCGCGCAGTCGCTCGCCCTTGCGCGCGCGTTTCTGCAGGCAGGCACGACGCGCCTGCGCACGCACGTCGATATCGACACGGATGCGGGTCTGCATCACCTCGAAGGCGTGCTCGCCACGCGTGACGCGCTGCGCGACGTGCTCGACCTGCAGATCGTCGCGTTTCCGCAATCGGGGCTGCTCGGCCGCGCAGGCACGGATGCGTTGCTCGACGGCGCGCTGAGCGCTGGCGCCGATGTGCTCGGCGCGCTCGATCCGGCACTGATCGACGGCGATCCGGTTGCCTCGCTGGACGTCACATTCGGACTCGCGGAGCGCCATCACAAGCCGATCGATATTCACCTGCACGAGCCCGGCGAGATCGGCGCATTCACGCTCGGCCTGCTGCTCGATCGCGTCGCCGCGCTCGGCATGCAAGGCCAGGTGGTGGTCAGTCATGCGTTCTGCCTTGGCGCGCTGCCCGAGCGCGAACGCGATGCGTTGCTCGACCGCCTCGCCGATCTGCGCGTTGCGCTGCTGACCACCGCGCCCTCCTCGACGCCGGTGCCGCCGCTCAAAACCTGCCTTGAAAAAGGCGTCACGCTATTCGGCGGCAACGACGGCATTCGCGATACGTGGACGCCTTACGGCTCGCCGGACATGCTCGAACGCGCGATGCTGATCGCGATGCGCTACGGCCTGCGCCGTGACGACGATCTCGCCCTCGCCTTCGACTGCGTGAGCAGCACGGCCGCGCATGCCTGCGGGTTCACGGACTACGGCCTGCACGCCGGCGCGCGCGCCGACCTCGTGCTGGTGGACGCCGACACGCTCGCGCATGCGCTCGTCGCGCGGCCGCCGCGCAAGCTCGTGGTGGCCAACGGCCAAATCGTCGCACGCCATGGCGCGGCTTCCGAACCCCTGAATTGA
- a CDS encoding LysR family transcriptional regulator: MINLFQAMQAFVKVADAGSFAQAAEQLGVSTSVVTRHVSSLEKHLGIRLFQRTTRKVVLTEAGAEYADGCRLLMAELEEVESRATTASKEVVGDLRIVALGSFSLFRLTPLFAEYQAKFPHVNLRVTLTEKRVDLLEGGFDVGIVTEHMIRSESLVVRRLINSHAVPVASAAYLAQAGHPKTPADLARHRVITAPLDTSPQTWVFDNGDGGEDSIALDASFTVNSMIMQKQAALGAMGIALLPLEMVDDELRAGTLVRILEDHAVLNGDVAVSLVYPSREFVPRKIREFIDLAVGFFE; this comes from the coding sequence ATGATCAATCTCTTTCAGGCCATGCAGGCGTTCGTCAAGGTCGCCGACGCGGGCAGCTTCGCGCAGGCCGCGGAGCAACTCGGCGTCTCGACCTCGGTGGTCACGCGCCACGTGTCGAGCCTTGAAAAGCATCTCGGCATTCGCCTGTTCCAGCGCACCACGCGTAAGGTGGTGCTGACCGAAGCCGGCGCCGAGTATGCCGACGGCTGCCGCCTCCTGATGGCCGAACTCGAAGAAGTCGAATCGCGCGCAACCACCGCGTCGAAAGAGGTCGTGGGCGATTTGCGCATCGTGGCGCTGGGCAGCTTTTCGCTATTTCGCCTTACGCCGCTGTTCGCGGAGTATCAGGCCAAGTTTCCGCATGTGAATCTGCGCGTCACGCTGACAGAGAAACGCGTCGATCTGCTCGAAGGCGGTTTCGACGTGGGAATCGTGACCGAGCATATGATCCGCTCGGAGTCGCTGGTGGTGCGCCGCCTGATCAACTCGCACGCGGTGCCGGTGGCGTCGGCTGCTTATCTCGCGCAGGCCGGTCATCCGAAAACGCCCGCCGATCTCGCGCGGCATCGCGTAATCACCGCGCCGCTCGACACGAGTCCGCAGACCTGGGTGTTCGACAACGGCGACGGCGGCGAAGACAGCATCGCGCTCGATGCGTCATTCACGGTCAACAGCATGATCATGCAGAAACAGGCGGCGCTCGGCGCGATGGGTATTGCGCTGCTGCCGCTCGAGATGGTCGACGATGAATTGCGCGCGGGCACGCTGGTGCGGATTCTCGAGGATCACGCCGTGCTCAATGGCGATGTGGCGGTGTCGCTCGTGTACCCAAGCCGGGAGTTCGTGCCGCGCAAGATCCGGGAATTTATCGATCTGGCGGTGGGGTTTTTCGAATAA
- the phnX gene encoding phosphonoacetaldehyde hydrolase has protein sequence MKHVKAVIFDWAGTVVDYGSLAPMGAFVETFEQFGVAITIDEARGPMGMAKRPHIAALMALPRVAQAWADKYGHAPGEADIDAVYDVFVPKNIAVAASYSSVIPGVADVASALRGDDIRIGTTTGYTREIMAEIVPGAAAQGFSPDSIVCTGDTPEGRPSPYMIYKTLPELGVWRAKDAIKVDDTEVGIEEGINGGTWAVGVAVSGNAFGMAEDDVKALAPDEFAWRRKAAIEKLQAAGAHYVIDSVADLMPVVYDIDARLARGERP, from the coding sequence ATGAAACACGTAAAAGCAGTGATTTTCGATTGGGCCGGCACCGTGGTCGACTATGGTTCGCTGGCGCCGATGGGCGCCTTCGTCGAGACATTCGAGCAGTTCGGCGTGGCGATCACGATCGATGAAGCACGCGGCCCGATGGGCATGGCCAAGCGTCCGCATATCGCGGCGCTGATGGCGTTGCCGCGCGTCGCGCAGGCTTGGGCCGACAAGTACGGCCACGCGCCGGGCGAAGCGGATATCGACGCCGTGTACGACGTGTTCGTGCCGAAGAACATCGCCGTGGCGGCGAGCTACAGCTCGGTGATTCCCGGCGTGGCCGACGTGGCGAGCGCGCTGCGCGGCGACGACATCCGGATCGGCACGACCACCGGCTATACGCGCGAAATCATGGCCGAGATCGTGCCGGGCGCGGCGGCGCAGGGGTTCTCGCCGGACAGCATCGTGTGCACCGGCGATACACCCGAAGGGCGGCCGTCGCCGTACATGATCTACAAGACATTGCCGGAACTGGGCGTCTGGCGCGCGAAGGATGCGATCAAGGTCGACGACACCGAAGTCGGCATCGAAGAGGGCATCAACGGCGGCACGTGGGCGGTCGGCGTCGCGGTGAGCGGCAATGCTTTCGGCATGGCCGAAGACGACGTCAAGGCGCTGGCGCCCGATGAGTTCGCATGGCGTCGCAAGGCCGCGATCGAGAAACTCCAGGCGGCGGGCGCGCATTATGTGATCGACAGCGTCGCGGATCTGATGCCGGTGGTGTATGACATCGACGCGCGGTTGGCGCGAGGCGAGCGGCCTTGA
- a CDS encoding 2-aminoethylphosphonate--pyruvate transaminase: MDSVIDRSPAVNAAGPSTVTCAAPAKGEPYLLTPGPLTTAFSTKEAMLRDWGSWDGDFRAMTALLRSSLLEIAGDTAGDYDCVPLQGSGSYCVEAMLGSLIPRDGHALVLANGAYGKRIATTLGYLGRACTVLDKGDYLPPRGAEVERMLDADPRITHVVAVHCETSSGILNPIEEIAAATAKKGRKLLIDSMSAFGAVPLDVREIVCEAFVSSANKCIEGVPGFGFVIARKSALQEAKGRSHSLALDVHDQWDVMNRTGQWRFTPPTHTVAAFIEALRLFKLEGGQAGRLARYANNRDVLVAGMHELGFEPLLNARWRSPIIVTFFAPAHQSFRFERFYELMKQQGFIIYPGKLTVVDSFRIGCIGQVDEHVMRRVVAACGNALRTMGVEHAAPPAAAIEERKRLADAA, from the coding sequence ATGGACAGCGTGATCGACCGTTCCCCCGCCGTGAACGCCGCAGGACCTTCCACCGTGACGTGCGCGGCGCCGGCCAAAGGCGAGCCGTATCTGTTGACGCCTGGGCCGCTCACGACGGCGTTCTCGACCAAGGAAGCGATGCTGCGCGACTGGGGTTCGTGGGACGGCGATTTCCGCGCGATGACCGCGCTGCTGCGGAGCAGCTTGCTGGAGATCGCCGGCGACACCGCGGGCGACTACGACTGCGTGCCGCTTCAAGGCAGCGGTAGCTATTGCGTCGAAGCGATGCTCGGCAGTCTGATTCCGCGCGACGGCCACGCGCTCGTGCTGGCCAACGGCGCGTACGGCAAGCGCATTGCGACCACGCTCGGTTATCTCGGCCGCGCCTGCACGGTGCTCGACAAGGGCGACTACCTGCCGCCGCGCGGTGCCGAAGTCGAACGCATGCTGGACGCCGATCCGCGCATCACACACGTGGTTGCCGTGCATTGCGAAACCAGCTCGGGGATTCTCAACCCGATCGAGGAAATCGCCGCCGCCACCGCGAAGAAGGGCCGCAAGCTGTTGATCGATTCGATGAGCGCCTTCGGCGCGGTGCCGCTCGACGTGCGCGAGATTGTCTGCGAGGCCTTCGTGTCGTCGGCGAATAAATGTATCGAGGGCGTGCCGGGTTTCGGGTTCGTGATTGCCCGCAAGAGTGCGTTGCAGGAAGCGAAGGGCCGCAGTCACTCGCTCGCGCTCGACGTCCATGATCAATGGGACGTGATGAACCGTACCGGCCAGTGGCGTTTCACGCCGCCCACGCACACCGTGGCCGCGTTTATCGAAGCGCTGCGTCTCTTCAAGCTCGAAGGCGGACAGGCCGGACGTCTCGCGCGCTACGCGAACAATCGCGACGTGCTGGTGGCCGGCATGCACGAACTCGGCTTCGAGCCGCTGCTGAACGCGCGCTGGCGCTCGCCGATCATCGTGACGTTCTTCGCGCCGGCGCATCAGTCGTTCAGGTTCGAGCGCTTCTATGAATTGATGAAGCAGCAGGGTTTCATCATCTATCCGGGCAAATTGACGGTGGTGGACAGCTTCCGTATCGGCTGCATCGGCCAGGTGGATGAGCACGTGATGCGCCGCGTCGTGGCGGCGTGCGGCAACGCGCTCAGGACGATGGGCGTCGAGCACGCCGCCCCGCCGGCGGCGGCGATCGAAGAACGCAAGAGATTGGCCGACGCGGCCTGA